From Vagococcus jeotgali, one genomic window encodes:
- a CDS encoding ABC transporter ATP-binding protein, producing MTLEIRGVSKTFNDMLVLNDVELVFEPNKIYGLFGPNDSGKTTLLRMIANLCYPSEGYIEVDGKDLAKFPAMVEKIYFQSHDKIFAREVPLKKIIKDMTTFYSTFHPKVCHQLMAKYDISEKLHFYQLSLREKVLFRNCLSMSLDVDYLLLDEPGFSLDPTYRHHFYKDMEASMERYPKTIILSTHTIDEVQDIIDDVIILESGQVLVANDVKDVVEQAFAIEGNERDIREFLHGKDILLGQEYDNGIIRAYVQASASDFVGYDNLKVEQLDLQDLFIQLTRNAYREEVSVSDQ from the coding sequence ATGACATTAGAGATTAGAGGAGTATCTAAAACATTTAATGATATGTTAGTTTTAAATGATGTTGAGTTAGTATTTGAGCCAAATAAAATATATGGTTTGTTTGGACCAAATGATTCTGGTAAAACAACGTTACTAAGAATGATTGCTAACTTATGTTACCCTTCTGAAGGGTACATTGAGGTTGATGGTAAGGACTTAGCTAAGTTTCCAGCTATGGTTGAAAAAATATATTTTCAATCCCATGATAAAATATTTGCAAGAGAAGTTCCATTAAAGAAAATTATTAAAGATATGACGACATTTTATTCAACGTTTCACCCTAAAGTTTGTCATCAATTAATGGCTAAATATGATATTTCAGAAAAATTACATTTTTATCAATTAAGTTTAAGAGAAAAAGTTTTGTTTAGAAATTGTTTATCTATGAGTTTAGATGTAGATTATTTATTATTAGATGAGCCAGGTTTTTCACTAGATCCAACTTACCGTCATCATTTTTATAAAGATATGGAAGCCAGTATGGAGCGCTATCCAAAAACGATTATCTTATCAACTCATACTATTGATGAGGTACAAGATATCATTGATGATGTGATTATTTTAGAATCAGGTCAAGTTCTTGTTGCCAATGATGTAAAAGATGTTGTAGAACAAGCTTTTGCTATCGAAGGAAATGAACGTGATATCAGAGAATTTTTACATGGTAAAGATATTTTATTAGGTCAAGAATATGATAATGGTATCATTAGAGCTTATGTTCAAGCTAGTGCTAGTGATTTTGTTGGATATGATAATTTAAAAGTTGAGCAACTTGATCTACAAGACTTATTTATCCAACTAACAAGAAATGCATATAGAGAGGAAGTATCAGTCAGTGATCAATAA
- a CDS encoding bifunctional metallophosphatase/5'-nucleotidase, with product MQEKIHLFQTNDIHSHFENWPKIRRWLERKKSYEAQGESVFLFDIGDFLDREHPLTDVTNGSSNIELMNQAMYSGVTIGNNEGITNSKEVLNHLYQDANFPVVLSNLLDKQTQKYPSWLTPTLYLNTKQGTKIGVIGLTAPMTLTYEPFGWQVLEVDEVLSRLVPQVSHTADVLILLSHLGLPEDKRIAEKYPEINVIMGAHTHQLLANGLKINQTILASSGRFGEYVSDITIDLFDHKIANISVDTYNTMTLDDVDDQKEIKEYYNKGYSLLSQQKICYLDEWLDKEESLITTTLTAMKEVSHCDVAIVNSGLFLKSFGQGIVTAKDLHDSLPHPMNLIKVTLDGQNLIRLAKEIEKNKDFLRRFPVVGMKFRGKYFGEIWYDGFEYDAKTKSAYWCGELVKKDKSYTFVTVDHLAFLPFFPTIEIAGDISLLGPKFLRNILGEYLKKKNQRC from the coding sequence ATGCAAGAAAAAATACATCTCTTTCAAACGAATGATATCCACTCACATTTTGAGAATTGGCCTAAAATCAGACGCTGGTTAGAAAGAAAAAAAAGCTATGAGGCACAGGGAGAATCTGTTTTTTTATTTGATATTGGTGATTTTCTAGACAGAGAACATCCATTGACAGATGTAACTAATGGGTCTTCTAATATCGAATTAATGAATCAAGCAATGTATAGTGGTGTGACAATTGGTAATAACGAAGGAATTACAAATAGTAAAGAAGTCTTGAATCATCTTTATCAAGATGCCAACTTTCCAGTTGTTTTAAGTAATTTATTAGATAAACAAACACAAAAATATCCAAGTTGGCTGACACCAACTTTATATTTAAATACCAAGCAAGGAACCAAAATTGGTGTAATTGGTTTAACAGCACCTATGACATTAACTTATGAGCCTTTTGGTTGGCAAGTGTTGGAGGTAGATGAGGTGTTATCTCGTCTTGTTCCACAAGTTAGTCATACAGCTGATGTACTCATTCTCTTATCACACTTAGGGCTACCAGAAGACAAACGAATTGCTGAAAAATATCCAGAAATAAACGTTATAATGGGAGCTCATACCCATCAACTTTTGGCTAATGGTCTAAAAATAAATCAAACGATACTTGCTTCATCCGGTCGATTTGGTGAGTATGTGAGTGATATTACTATAGACTTGTTTGACCATAAGATTGCGAACATATCAGTAGATACATATAACACAATGACACTAGATGATGTGGATGATCAAAAAGAGATAAAAGAGTACTATAATAAAGGATATAGCTTGTTGAGCCAACAAAAAATTTGTTATCTTGATGAGTGGTTAGATAAAGAAGAATCATTAATAACCACAACTTTAACTGCTATGAAAGAAGTTAGTCATTGTGATGTGGCTATAGTTAATTCTGGGTTATTTTTAAAAAGTTTTGGACAAGGTATTGTCACAGCTAAAGATTTGCATGACAGCCTACCACATCCGATGAATCTTATTAAAGTAACTTTAGATGGTCAAAATTTAATTCGTTTAGCTAAAGAAATTGAGAAAAACAAAGATTTTCTAAGGCGATTTCCAGTAGTTGGGATGAAATTTCGAGGTAAGTATTTTGGTGAGATATGGTATGATGGTTTTGAGTATGACGCTAAAACCAAAAGTGCTTATTGGTGTGGTGAATTAGTTAAAAAAGATAAAAGCTACACATTTGTTACAGTTGATCACCTAGCTTTTCTCCCGTTTTTTCCAACGATAGAGATTGCAGGGGATATTAGTTTGTTAGGACCTAAGTTTTTACGTAATATCTTAGGGGAGTATTTAAAGAAAAAGAATCAGAGGTGTTAA
- a CDS encoding class I fructose-bisphosphate aldolase (catalyzes the formation of glycerone phosphate and D-glyceraldehyde 3-phosphate from D-fructose 1,6-bisphosphate in glycolysis), whose translation MLNEENLKIIKEHPGFIAAMDQGDLTTPSTLRKYGIPDETYQTEEEMHMIVHDMRTRMVISPEFNAKYVLGVILYKDSLNRQIYGKDFPNYLWEEKEILPFLKIDQGLAPKQNGVQLMKDLTEYDELIEQAKKYPIIGLKTRSLIGAANEKGIKDIVKQQFDIAKKVYKDGFLPVIEPNIELHIPDKKQAEVYLKEELHQAIRALPKDMLITIKLTLPEEADFYHDLIEYPNVVRILASSSGLRQTEADRKLSENHDMIASFSRALTEGLSYEETEFEYDYHLKQTIHAIYDASDYKVD comes from the coding sequence ATGTTAAATGAAGAGAATTTAAAAATTATAAAAGAGCATCCTGGATTTATAGCCGCAATGGACCAAGGTGACTTAACAACACCTAGCACGTTGAGAAAATACGGTATACCTGATGAAACTTATCAAACAGAAGAAGAGATGCATATGATTGTTCATGATATGAGAACAAGAATGGTCATTAGCCCAGAGTTTAATGCCAAGTATGTATTAGGTGTAATCTTATATAAAGATTCTTTGAACAGGCAAATTTATGGAAAAGATTTTCCAAATTATTTATGGGAAGAAAAAGAAATCTTGCCATTTTTAAAAATCGATCAAGGTCTGGCACCAAAGCAAAATGGCGTTCAGTTGATGAAGGATTTGACTGAGTATGATGAATTGATTGAACAGGCTAAAAAATATCCAATTATTGGTTTGAAAACTCGTTCTCTTATTGGTGCTGCTAATGAAAAAGGTATAAAAGATATCGTGAAGCAACAATTTGACATCGCTAAAAAAGTGTATAAAGATGGCTTCTTACCAGTTATTGAACCCAATATAGAATTACATATTCCAGACAAAAAACAGGCTGAAGTTTATTTAAAAGAAGAACTGCACCAAGCTATACGAGCACTTCCAAAGGATATGTTGATCACTATCAAGTTGACACTACCTGAAGAGGCTGATTTTTATCATGATTTAATAGAGTATCCTAATGTTGTTCGTATACTAGCTTCTTCAAGTGGATTAAGACAAACTGAAGCTGATAGAAAACTAAGTGAAAATCATGATATGATTGCTAGCTTTTCAAGAGCTTTAACTGAAGGATTGTCATATGAAGAAACAGAATTCGAATATGATTATCATTTAAAACAAACAATCCATGCTATTTATGACGCTTCAGACTATAAAGTTGATTAA
- a CDS encoding tyrosine-protein phosphatase has translation MQNLINFRDIGGIKTQDARTVVEKKFLRSAVVNNLSPLDIDSLLNDYQLKHDIDFRSTGEIESDPDEAIDTVSYKQIDIAGQDESFSAQDFAKLAKVASKIDPNKIMIDTYNRYVTSETGRKGYHDFLMGFLEHPNETTIFHCQDGKDRTGIGAALILYSLNVSQELILADYLKTNEERKAANKVQLAEYEKAGATPAELKILAVTLDVDKSYIEAAFKTIESEYGSVDNYLTKGLGLPKDFKEQMINLYTTA, from the coding sequence ATGCAAAATTTAATTAATTTCAGAGATATTGGTGGTATTAAAACACAAGACGCACGTACAGTAGTAGAAAAAAAATTTTTAAGGAGTGCTGTAGTTAATAATTTATCTCCATTGGATATTGATTCATTATTAAATGACTATCAATTAAAACATGATATTGATTTTAGATCAACTGGAGAAATTGAAAGTGACCCAGATGAAGCAATTGATACTGTGAGTTATAAACAAATTGATATTGCAGGACAAGATGAATCATTTTCAGCTCAAGATTTTGCTAAGTTAGCTAAGGTCGCTTCTAAAATCGATCCAAATAAAATCATGATTGACACATATAATCGCTACGTGACTTCAGAAACAGGGCGTAAAGGCTATCATGATTTCTTAATGGGATTTTTAGAACATCCAAATGAGACGACAATTTTCCATTGTCAAGATGGAAAAGATAGAACAGGTATTGGGGCAGCTCTAATTCTTTATAGTTTGAATGTCTCTCAAGAGTTAATTTTAGCAGACTACTTGAAAACTAATGAGGAGCGAAAAGCAGCCAATAAAGTTCAATTAGCAGAGTATGAAAAAGCTGGAGCAACTCCTGCAGAATTAAAAATTCTAGCTGTGACATTAGATGTTGATAAGAGCTATATCGAGGCAGCGTTTAAAACAATTGAATCAGAATATGGTTCAGTTGATAATTATTTGACAAAAGGTTTAGGTTTACCAAAAGATTTTAAAGAGCAAATGATTAACTTATACACAACAGCTTAA
- a CDS encoding NAD(P)H-dependent oxidoreductase, giving the protein MKTLVVMAHPDWHQSNTQTFLKEAVLNMETVYWYDLQSHMEQLNVPLAQQLMKEADRIIFQFPMYWYSAPSSLYSWFEQVLTPGIYNSKLKGKEFGIVVSTGVSEKQYTAGGGEHFTFSEFLKPFQGIALKCQMVYLSPFSISLFDYLSDLEKKQLLINYQQYLTLNRQGSFKAEEQWVINRLKALSKKDMLKDPDHQLMGILQILEENRDDIDDLSDTIAQMSEE; this is encoded by the coding sequence ATGAAAACCTTAGTTGTAATGGCTCATCCAGATTGGCATCAATCAAACACGCAAACTTTTTTAAAAGAAGCTGTATTAAATATGGAAACAGTTTACTGGTATGATTTACAGAGTCATATGGAGCAGTTAAATGTCCCATTAGCTCAACAATTAATGAAAGAAGCAGATCGGATTATTTTTCAGTTTCCCATGTACTGGTATAGTGCGCCGTCTTCTTTATATTCTTGGTTTGAACAAGTATTAACCCCAGGTATATATAACTCAAAATTAAAAGGAAAAGAATTCGGTATAGTCGTTAGTACAGGGGTGTCAGAAAAACAATACACAGCTGGAGGAGGGGAACACTTTACATTTTCAGAATTCCTTAAGCCTTTTCAAGGAATTGCCTTAAAGTGTCAAATGGTGTACCTATCACCTTTTAGTATCTCTTTATTTGACTACCTATCAGACTTAGAAAAAAAACAGCTATTAATAAATTATCAACAATATCTGACTTTGAATCGTCAAGGTAGTTTTAAAGCTGAAGAACAATGGGTTATTAATCGTCTAAAAGCATTGTCTAAAAAAGATATGTTGAAAGACCCTGATCATCAATTAATGGGTATATTACAAATATTAGAAGAAAATCGAGATGACATAGATGATTTATCTGACACAATAGCACAGATGAGTGAGGAGTGA
- a CDS encoding tyrosine-protein phosphatase yields the protein METIKTIVNFRDLGGITTNDGTKVVHHQFLRSDEVVDVSEADKKALVDTYKLKVIVDFRSQSEVEQAKDDDIPGVKYEYIDILADVTGKGASMDALLNPEAGAVESMMKIYEELVMSESAQKGYSEFLKAFIDHPNETTLFHCYAGKDRTGVAAALILSSLNVSRKNIMEDYLKTNELRKGANEKLLKELKEKGLPEAQIKQASIMLDVDRKYLEHAFSTIEKHYGSVSNYFVKALKLNHGFEEQMQKLYTY from the coding sequence ATGGAAACAATAAAAACAATAGTAAATTTTAGAGATTTAGGTGGTATTACAACAAATGATGGTACAAAGGTCGTTCATCATCAATTTTTGAGAAGTGATGAAGTTGTTGACGTATCAGAAGCAGATAAAAAAGCATTAGTAGATACATATAAGTTAAAAGTTATTGTTGACTTTAGAAGTCAAAGTGAAGTAGAACAAGCTAAAGATGATGACATTCCAGGTGTTAAGTATGAGTATATTGACATATTAGCAGATGTAACAGGTAAAGGTGCTAGTATGGATGCTTTATTAAACCCAGAAGCTGGTGCTGTAGAATCAATGATGAAAATTTATGAAGAGCTTGTTATGAGTGAGTCAGCTCAAAAAGGTTATTCAGAATTTTTAAAAGCATTTATTGATCATCCAAATGAGACAACTCTATTCCACTGCTATGCAGGTAAAGACCGTACAGGTGTTGCTGCAGCCCTTATTTTATCGAGTTTAAATGTCTCTAGAAAAAATATTATGGAAGACTATTTAAAAACCAATGAGCTTAGAAAAGGTGCTAATGAGAAACTTTTAAAAGAATTAAAAGAAAAAGGTTTACCAGAAGCTCAAATTAAACAAGCAAGCATTATGTTAGATGTCGACCGTAAATACTTGGAGCATGCTTTTTCAACCATTGAAAAACACTATGGATCAGTATCAAACTATTTTGTTAAAGCTTTGAAACTAAATCATGGTTTTGAAGAACAAATGCAAAAGTTGTATACATATTAA
- a CDS encoding IS30 family transposase encodes MVKIKNNTKTSSYKHLSLKERQLIEVWHNMGDSNREIGRRLGRHHQTISNELKRGTTTQIKENKKPKQLYFADTGQAKYIENRKRCGSKSKLVSAVDFINYACKQMIDFNWSPDAIVGFIKSLGTWDKPIVSTKTLYNYIDKGFLPVRNHHLKMKVRLSPKKKRSRQHKKALGKSIDERPSKIDSRQEFGHWEIDSVIGSKSKDDNALLTLVERKTRYMITVVLDDHTEESVSYAIKQLKYEFGRARFSSIFQSITADNGSEFSSLDDTLQQMTDIYFAHPYSSWERGTNERHNGLLRQFVPKGTPICHYSKQFIQLATEKVNLLPRKILDYRQPATLFLEEIQNLKIKTCW; translated from the coding sequence ATGGTGAAAATTAAGAATAACACAAAGACATCTAGTTATAAACATCTTTCCTTAAAGGAAAGGCAGCTTATTGAAGTTTGGCATAATATGGGAGACTCTAATAGAGAAATTGGTAGACGATTAGGCCGACACCATCAAACAATAAGTAATGAGCTTAAACGAGGAACGACCACGCAAATCAAAGAAAATAAGAAACCTAAACAACTCTATTTTGCTGATACGGGGCAAGCTAAATACATAGAAAACAGGAAACGCTGTGGTTCGAAATCTAAGCTAGTTAGTGCTGTTGATTTTATTAATTATGCTTGTAAACAAATGATAGACTTTAATTGGTCACCAGATGCAATTGTTGGCTTTATCAAGTCTTTAGGGACTTGGGATAAACCTATTGTTTCTACTAAGACACTTTATAACTATATTGATAAAGGTTTTTTACCAGTCAGAAATCATCATCTCAAGATGAAAGTTAGACTATCACCTAAAAAGAAAAGAAGTCGTCAGCATAAAAAAGCTCTTGGAAAATCAATTGATGAACGACCTAGCAAAATTGATTCTAGACAAGAGTTTGGTCATTGGGAAATAGACAGTGTCATTGGTTCAAAATCTAAAGATGATAATGCTCTACTTACACTTGTTGAAAGAAAAACTCGCTACATGATTACTGTTGTTCTAGATGATCATACTGAAGAGTCTGTTAGTTACGCTATTAAACAGTTAAAATATGAGTTTGGAAGAGCCCGATTTAGTAGCATATTTCAATCGATTACTGCTGATAATGGCAGTGAATTTAGCTCACTTGATGATACTCTGCAACAAATGACTGATATCTACTTTGCTCACCCTTATTCATCTTGGGAACGAGGAACAAACGAAAGACATAATGGTTTATTACGGCAATTTGTTCCGAAAGGAACGCCTATCTGTCACTACTCAAAGCAGTTCATACAACTGGCTACTGAAAAAGTTAATCTTTTGCCGCGTAAAATTTTAGACTATAGACAACCAGCAACATTATTTTTAGAAGAAATTCAAAATCTAAAGATCAAAACATGTTGGTAA
- a CDS encoding YutD family protein, whose amino-acid sequence MKKKPEQKEEKVEELVVEEEVDEVLLEMLSKYHPDSFALSDGTYRLVKDYREGFDYEALIKRYNDILAKYDYIVGDWGYDQLRLKGFFKDDFKGAPIDSKVGTLADYLYEYCNFGCAYFVIEQIGDFKRRGRSSQGGKNQGKNKQTAHTHEKKYDTKKGNKKSNYKGKQSQKNQAKSGAVTKKTKTNPAPAKSTKKAKPEKLDKRHFTIKTKED is encoded by the coding sequence GTGAAAAAGAAACCAGAACAAAAAGAAGAAAAAGTAGAAGAGCTTGTTGTTGAAGAGGAAGTTGATGAGGTTCTCTTAGAGATGTTAAGTAAGTACCATCCAGATTCCTTTGCTCTTTCAGATGGGACATATCGCTTAGTCAAAGATTACCGAGAAGGGTTTGATTATGAGGCACTTATCAAACGCTACAACGATATTTTAGCTAAATATGATTATATAGTAGGGGATTGGGGATATGACCAGCTACGTTTGAAAGGTTTTTTTAAAGATGATTTTAAAGGAGCGCCAATCGATTCTAAAGTCGGTACTTTAGCAGATTACCTATATGAATATTGTAATTTTGGATGTGCCTATTTTGTTATTGAACAAATTGGTGATTTTAAAAGACGAGGGCGTTCTTCTCAAGGTGGAAAAAACCAAGGGAAAAACAAACAAACAGCTCACACCCATGAAAAAAAATATGATACTAAAAAAGGTAATAAAAAATCAAACTATAAAGGGAAACAATCTCAAAAGAATCAAGCTAAATCAGGAGCTGTGACTAAAAAGACGAAAACTAATCCAGCTCCAGCTAAATCTACTAAAAAAGCTAAACCAGAAAAATTAGATAAACGACATTTTACAATTAAAACAAAAGAAGATTAA
- a CDS encoding tyrosine-protein phosphatase, whose protein sequence is MESLENFRDIGGIKTIDGRTVIEKQFLRSAEFANLSKSDISELLNVFDLKWDIDFRSALEVKQVPDEVIEGVTYEHLDVIGAKNDQAAAVQANMTNPDVKLDGKKIMIEGYEEMVSSEFGRKAYSEFLTGFLTHPNETTLFHCTGGKE, encoded by the coding sequence GTGGAAAGCCTAGAGAATTTTAGAGATATTGGTGGTATCAAGACGATTGATGGTCGTACTGTTATAGAAAAACAATTTTTGAGAAGTGCTGAATTTGCTAATTTATCAAAAAGTGATATTAGTGAATTATTGAATGTGTTTGATTTAAAGTGGGATATTGACTTTAGATCAGCATTAGAAGTTAAACAAGTACCTGATGAGGTTATAGAGGGAGTAACATATGAACATCTTGATGTTATTGGAGCTAAAAATGATCAAGCAGCAGCTGTTCAGGCTAATATGACTAATCCTGATGTGAAGCTTGATGGAAAAAAAATTATGATTGAAGGTTACGAAGAAATGGTATCCTCAGAGTTTGGTCGTAAAGCTTACAGTGAATTTTTAACAGGTTTTTTGACTCACCCCAATGAAACAACATTATTTCACTGTACTGGCGGAAAAGAATAG
- a CDS encoding methylated-DNA--[protein]-cysteine S-methyltransferase translates to MFYQINDYVLTIQASDKGITRIDIDLSNKSVLNNSMTVTNLHIKQCLNELDEYFLGQRQVFTVALDINSGTEFQQDVWQELTNVPYGSTMFYQEIAEQINRPKACQAIGQANKKNPIPILIPCHRIIGKNGKLTGYQGKSSAGLNFKQFLLTLEQKNRG, encoded by the coding sequence ATGTTTTATCAAATAAATGATTATGTCTTAACTATTCAAGCTTCAGATAAAGGTATTACACGAATTGATATTGATCTATCAAACAAGTCCGTACTAAATAATTCAATGACGGTAACAAATCTACATATCAAGCAGTGTTTAAATGAACTAGATGAGTATTTCTTAGGTCAAAGACAGGTTTTTACTGTAGCTCTGGATATTAACTCAGGAACTGAATTTCAGCAAGACGTCTGGCAAGAATTAACTAACGTCCCCTACGGATCAACTATGTTCTACCAAGAAATTGCAGAACAAATTAACCGTCCAAAAGCTTGTCAGGCTATAGGTCAAGCTAATAAAAAAAATCCCATTCCTATTTTAATACCTTGCCATCGTATCATTGGAAAAAATGGTAAACTAACAGGTTATCAGGGTAAGAGTTCTGCTGGATTAAATTTCAAACAATTTTTACTCACTTTAGAACAAAAAAATAGAGGTTGA
- a CDS encoding TIGR01457 family HAD-type hydrolase — MTYKGYLIDLDGTIYLGDTLIPAGKKFIEALQEDAIPFLFVTNNTTKTPKNVKKRLSDLFGIEVDTKTIYTASLATVDYMDEMNLGKTAYVIGEEGLRDAIYSSGYIENQVNPAYVIVGLDTHISYDKLKIATIAIQNGAHFIGTNPDKNIPTDQGLLPGAGSLIALIEVATQTRPAIIGKPSSIMMTNALRRIGLEKQDVIMVGDNYETDIKAGIDNGIDTLLVLTGFTPKEKVASLEEAPTIVLNSLDEWVF, encoded by the coding sequence TTGACGTATAAAGGTTATTTAATTGATTTAGATGGCACTATTTATTTAGGTGATACCCTAATACCAGCTGGGAAAAAATTTATTGAAGCATTACAAGAAGATGCTATTCCTTTTTTATTTGTCACTAACAACACGACTAAAACACCTAAAAATGTTAAGAAGCGCTTGTCAGATTTATTTGGGATTGAAGTTGATACGAAGACTATCTACACAGCAAGCTTAGCAACCGTTGATTATATGGATGAAATGAACTTAGGTAAGACAGCTTATGTGATTGGTGAGGAAGGCTTAAGGGATGCTATCTATTCATCAGGATATATAGAGAACCAGGTAAATCCAGCTTATGTTATTGTTGGTCTAGATACTCATATTAGCTATGATAAACTTAAGATAGCAACGATTGCCATTCAAAATGGTGCTCATTTTATTGGGACAAATCCTGATAAAAATATACCAACAGATCAAGGTCTTTTACCAGGAGCAGGTAGTTTGATTGCTTTAATTGAAGTAGCGACCCAAACTAGGCCAGCTATTATTGGAAAACCATCAAGTATTATGATGACAAATGCTCTACGCCGAATTGGGCTAGAAAAGCAAGATGTGATTATGGTAGGAGATAATTATGAGACAGATATTAAAGCAGGTATTGATAATGGCATTGATACGTTACTTGTTTTAACTGGCTTTACACCAAAAGAAAAAGTAGCTAGTCTAGAGGAGGCACCAACTATAGTCCTTAATAGTCTAGATGAGTGGGTATTTTAG
- a CDS encoding tyrosine-protein phosphatase — protein sequence MKQHYFTVLAEKNRTGIGVALILSSLNVSQELILEDYLKTNEGLKNSDKVSMEQYKKAGLSAEKIDQLEEMSKADPTYLEAAFNKIKSEYGNLDNYFTKGLGLPADFKEQMMKLYTILA from the coding sequence ATGAAACAACATTATTTCACTGTACTGGCGGAAAAGAATAGGACAGGTATTGGAGTAGCGCTTATTCTCTCAAGTTTAAATGTTTCTCAAGAGTTAATTTTAGAAGATTATCTGAAAACAAATGAAGGTTTAAAAAATAGTGATAAAGTTAGTATGGAACAATATAAAAAAGCAGGATTAAGTGCTGAGAAAATTGATCAACTTGAGGAGATGTCAAAAGCAGATCCAACTTATCTTGAGGCAGCCTTCAATAAAATTAAGTCTGAATATGGTAATTTGGATAATTATTTCACTAAAGGTTTAGGATTACCCGCAGATTTTAAAGAACAAATGATGAAATTATATACAATATTAGCTTGA
- a CDS encoding ISL3 family transposase, with protein sequence MSHNHCIRLSLDLKDKNIYFDSIFCEEQLIKGIRSKIYKGILTYTPSACPCCGIKNEQFSIVKNGFISSRIKWLSVAHYPTYLLLKKQRFLCRHCDSSFLAESSEIEKHCFIAKRVKQSILIELSDAISFKDLAKRHFVSSTTINRILVSGGKDLSNQFLYLPQNLCFDEFTSVKNNSGKYSFIFSDSSTHQIIDILIDNKKLTLEKHFLKYSLKVRRQVKTIVVDMNAAYFKLAKRLFPNAEVIIDRFHLVQLISRSLNITRIKTMNRYRTSNVTDMKNYRKLKKYWKLFLKDSNELNYTDYRYQRLFKSILPETDVMDYLLSLNKELSETYKLYQELLYCSKNNDFDTFSDLLLLANEDISIPMKTSIRTLKKHLPRIENTFKYAYSNGCLEGSINKIKLIKRIAYGYRNFQNYKYRILLSFKDKQKSSKNHSVSAA encoded by the coding sequence ATGTCTCATAACCATTGTATTCGACTATCGCTAGATTTAAAAGATAAAAATATTTATTTCGATTCTATTTTTTGTGAGGAACAGCTTATTAAAGGGATAAGATCCAAGATTTATAAAGGTATTCTTACTTACACTCCTTCGGCTTGTCCTTGTTGTGGCATTAAAAATGAACAATTTTCTATTGTGAAAAATGGGTTTATTTCTTCTCGAATAAAGTGGTTAAGTGTGGCTCACTACCCAACCTATCTTTTATTAAAGAAACAGAGATTTCTTTGTCGTCATTGTGACTCCTCTTTTCTAGCTGAATCTTCAGAAATTGAGAAACATTGTTTTATCGCTAAAAGAGTGAAGCAATCAATTCTTATTGAGTTAAGTGATGCTATCTCGTTTAAAGATTTAGCTAAAAGACATTTTGTTTCATCAACAACGATTAATAGAATTTTAGTATCTGGTGGTAAAGACTTATCTAATCAATTTTTATATTTACCTCAAAACCTTTGTTTTGATGAATTTACTTCGGTTAAAAACAATAGTGGCAAGTACAGTTTTATTTTCTCTGATTCCTCTACACACCAAATTATCGATATTCTCATTGATAATAAAAAGCTAACACTAGAGAAACACTTTCTTAAGTACTCTCTAAAGGTTCGTCGCCAAGTAAAAACAATTGTCGTTGATATGAATGCAGCCTATTTTAAATTAGCCAAAAGGTTATTTCCTAATGCTGAGGTGATTATTGATCGCTTTCACTTAGTTCAACTTATCAGTCGCTCTTTAAACATAACTAGAATTAAGACGATGAATCGTTATCGCACATCGAATGTAACTGACATGAAAAATTATCGAAAACTAAAAAAATATTGGAAACTCTTTTTAAAAGATTCTAATGAATTGAATTATACAGATTATCGTTATCAGCGTTTATTTAAGAGTATTTTACCTGAAACAGATGTCATGGATTATTTACTTAGCTTAAACAAAGAGTTATCAGAAACTTATAAACTTTATCAAGAACTATTATACTGTAGTAAAAACAATGATTTTGACACTTTTTCTGATCTATTATTATTAGCTAACGAAGATATCTCTATTCCAATGAAAACCTCGATTCGAACACTAAAGAAGCATTTACCAAGAATTGAAAACACCTTTAAATACGCTTATTCAAATGGTTGTTTAGAAGGTTCCATAAACAAAATTAAATTAATCAAACGAATAGCTTACGGCTATAGAAATTTTCAGAACTATAAATACAGAATTTTACTTAGTTTTAAAGACAAACAAAAAAGCAGCAAAAACCATTCGGTTTCTGCTGCCTAA